One genomic window of Evansella cellulosilytica DSM 2522 includes the following:
- a CDS encoding XRE family transcriptional regulator yields MKKIFNGSRLKESRLYNKLTITELAEKLNVTKQMISKYESGKSEPSFEKSLILIDILGYPREFFYTTDKYVIENEGTFFRSRLTATQKSKEPASIALKYSVVVRDFLEQYIDFPVLQNREMYEGKDNPEEVALSIRKSMNLGLEPIHDIIEVAELMGFTVINMDYQEDKVDAFSSMNTVNGNSYFVITTGDSGSFYRQQFSIAHEIGHWVLHQSINPQELDKDEYKTMEDEANKLASIFLLPKESFGEELKSQIVDEIDTYYNLKRKWNVSMAAMIKRARDLNIISVDQEVKLYKQMHYRKWRNPEPFDLETKVTSPVAFKQSLELLIDEKILQGHEIPLKIAEEYNLYLTPKMLAMICGVEPALFLDNSQSKVVLKLKDFKGMKSG; encoded by the coding sequence ATGAAGAAGATATTTAATGGAAGCCGACTAAAAGAATCAAGATTGTACAATAAACTCACTATAACGGAGCTAGCTGAGAAGTTAAATGTCACCAAACAGATGATATCAAAGTATGAAAGTGGAAAGAGTGAACCTAGTTTTGAAAAGTCTTTAATTTTAATTGATATTTTAGGGTACCCACGTGAATTTTTCTATACGACAGATAAGTATGTAATTGAAAACGAAGGTACTTTTTTTAGATCTAGGTTAACAGCAACCCAAAAATCCAAAGAACCTGCCTCCATCGCACTAAAATATTCAGTTGTTGTACGAGACTTTCTGGAACAGTATATAGATTTTCCAGTCTTACAAAATAGGGAAATGTATGAGGGGAAGGATAATCCTGAGGAAGTTGCTTTAAGTATCCGAAAATCAATGAATTTAGGGTTGGAGCCTATACATGACATTATTGAAGTTGCAGAATTAATGGGATTTACAGTTATAAATATGGATTATCAAGAAGATAAGGTGGATGCTTTTAGTAGTATGAATACTGTTAATGGGAACAGTTATTTTGTAATTACTACAGGTGATTCTGGATCTTTTTATCGACAGCAGTTTAGTATCGCCCATGAAATAGGTCATTGGGTTCTTCATCAAAGTATAAATCCACAAGAGCTAGATAAAGACGAATATAAGACAATGGAAGATGAGGCTAATAAGTTAGCTTCAATATTTCTTTTACCAAAGGAATCCTTCGGAGAAGAATTAAAGTCCCAAATAGTAGATGAAATAGACACATACTATAATTTGAAAAGAAAATGGAACGTATCTATGGCAGCTATGATTAAACGAGCTAGGGATTTGAATATTATTTCAGTTGACCAAGAAGTAAAATTGTATAAGCAAATGCATTATAGAAAATGGAGAAACCCAGAACCTTTTGATTTAGAAACAAAAGTAACATCTCCTGTAGCTTTCAAGCAGTCGTTAGAATTATTAATTGATGAAAAGATCCTACAAGGTCATGAAATACCATTGAAAATTGCAGAGGAATATAATTTATATCTTACTCCTAAAATGTTAGCTATGATTTGTGGAGTTGAACCGGCTTTATTCTTGGATAATAGCCAATCTAAAGTTGTCTTAAAGTTAAAAGATTTTAAGGGAATGAAGAGTGGTTAA
- a CDS encoding excinuclease ABC C subunit domain-containing protein — MIDMLTEDELRWIEMILEDHDPLEISPSYYHKRKIELEWLNNKGRVRKELDELRKKLKVTPQQLLELKNDSARREQEIENFPGIYIIHNCVKDIYYIGQSKRVLDRAYKHFVTNPEDMKGRYELSVKCNLPEIYIDFNSGDKFIVSLIPLDNTSFSSLNELEGYAIVAYDSVVPNGYNRVIGNIMDKHVFKNDDYEKAANFIFERIIEVKGEDFFLTLSNERKRVVYTHKLFAELRLPRNLHFSKGFRMMIKEYIKENKKRKN; from the coding sequence ATGATTGATATGTTAACAGAAGACGAACTAAGATGGATAGAAATGATTTTAGAGGATCATGACCCTTTGGAGATATCACCATCGTATTATCATAAAAGAAAAATTGAGTTGGAGTGGTTAAATAATAAAGGAAGAGTTAGGAAAGAATTAGATGAACTAAGAAAAAAGTTAAAGGTGACTCCACAACAGTTATTGGAATTAAAAAATGATAGTGCAAGACGAGAACAGGAGATTGAAAACTTCCCTGGTATATATATCATACATAATTGTGTAAAGGATATATATTATATCGGGCAATCAAAAAGGGTTCTTGACAGAGCTTATAAACATTTTGTTACCAACCCAGAAGACATGAAGGGAAGGTATGAACTAAGTGTTAAATGCAACCTTCCGGAGATATATATTGACTTTAATTCAGGGGATAAATTCATTGTAAGTTTGATACCTTTAGATAATACATCATTTTCATCGTTAAACGAGTTAGAAGGCTATGCTATAGTTGCTTATGATTCAGTAGTTCCGAATGGTTACAATAGAGTTATAGGTAATATAATGGATAAGCATGTATTCAAAAACGATGATTATGAAAAGGCGGCTAACTTTATCTTTGAAAGAATAATTGAAGTAAAAGGGGAAGATTTTTTCTTGACCCTATCAAATGAACGCAAGAGAGTAGTTTACACGCATAAATTATTTGCAGAACTTCGATTACCTAGAAATCTCCACTTCTCTAAAGGTTTTCGTATGATGATTAAAGAGTATATTAAAGAAAATAAGAAAAGAAAGAATTAA
- a CDS encoding DUF1385 domain-containing protein — translation MEVYGGRAGYNSVCFKSERYKVISRWENGGIKTKTTRKKGKRKLFFVLSKVPFVRAFSFIFELLMEYWGYVLSVFMIVLLLQIKLFESFKSYSIPISPLVLLLVLLLISGLFIKVTPIGKYHAAEHMVARAYEIDGGDLSIEKVRQHSRIHKNCGTNLVTSILIFYICCFFIIGDGIWVLLVSWGIGYELWKSEPKGIWNIMLVIGGILQYYLFTSKPDDRHLLVAIEAMRVMEEQESNSGKNKGRQ, via the coding sequence GTGGAAGTGTATGGAGGGAGAGCAGGATATAATTCAGTTTGTTTTAAAAGTGAAAGATACAAGGTAATCTCAAGGTGGGAAAATGGGGGAATTAAGACGAAAACGACTAGGAAGAAAGGGAAGAGGAAGCTATTTTTTGTACTTTCAAAGGTTCCCTTTGTTCGAGCCTTTTCATTCATATTTGAGCTCCTAATGGAATATTGGGGGTACGTCTTATCTGTATTTATGATTGTCCTTTTGTTGCAAATTAAGCTATTTGAGAGCTTTAAATCATATTCAATACCAATTAGCCCCTTAGTTTTGTTACTTGTCCTTTTACTTATATCGGGGCTATTTATAAAGGTTACTCCAATTGGAAAGTACCATGCCGCTGAACACATGGTGGCTAGGGCATACGAAATAGACGGAGGAGATTTATCAATAGAGAAAGTAAGACAACACTCTAGAATCCATAAAAATTGTGGAACAAATCTAGTTACATCAATACTGATTTTTTACATTTGCTGCTTTTTTATTATTGGTGATGGAATTTGGGTGCTGCTAGTCTCCTGGGGTATTGGATATGAGTTATGGAAAAGTGAGCCTAAAGGAATATGGAACATCATGTTAGTGATTGGGGGGATATTACAATACTATCTATTTACATCAAAGCCTGATGATCGACATTTACTAGTTGCAATTGAGGCAATGAGGGTAATGGAAGAACAAGAATCAAACAGCGGAAAAAATAAAGGGAGGCAATAA
- a CDS encoding sigma factor-like helix-turn-helix DNA-binding protein codes for MIENQVSKVDMELYLDLIKAPYGQRKKYIQLLKAPESDQYRSFKRAYLFFKDNLIDREQNILDLVYRNNGELSLKEIGERIGISSSRVAAIRNLAERRLSLVMLRHLRGDDSPQKKSMYTIVYNLSDQKLIALLQITRPWEKNISYYQERGTLTTERRKTVRHKLYNVWTLDMNDHRDKMIKLLAINKGDIEWD; via the coding sequence ATGATTGAAAATCAAGTCAGTAAAGTTGATATGGAGTTATATTTAGACCTCATTAAAGCACCCTATGGACAGAGAAAGAAGTATATACAACTCTTAAAAGCACCAGAATCAGATCAGTACAGATCATTTAAACGAGCTTATTTGTTTTTTAAAGATAATTTAATAGATAGAGAACAAAACATACTTGATCTAGTATACAGAAATAACGGTGAGTTATCTTTGAAAGAAATTGGAGAACGCATTGGAATATCCTCTTCACGGGTTGCTGCTATACGTAACTTAGCAGAACGTCGTCTATCCTTAGTTATGTTACGTCATTTACGTGGAGACGATAGCCCCCAAAAAAAGTCTATGTATACGATTGTATATAATCTGTCTGATCAAAAATTAATAGCACTACTTCAAATTACAAGACCCTGGGAAAAGAATATTAGCTATTACCAAGAAAGAGGAACGCTAACTACCGAAAGGCGTAAAACAGTCCGACACAAGCTATACAACGTTTGGACTTTAGACATGAATGATCATCGTGATAAAATGATTAAATTACTTGCTATTAATAAAGGTGATATTGAATGGGATTAA
- a CDS encoding helix-turn-helix domain-containing protein produces the protein MEKVNQEIVDMIDQNFGELLEQLKKSRGYSLYKISEKTNLSPSFIHRIIKGFRGCELSTKLNILINGFEMEKEVEEFLKRVVANKEALKKIND, from the coding sequence ATGGAAAAGGTAAACCAGGAAATAGTAGATATGATAGATCAGAATTTTGGTGAATTGCTAGAGCAACTTAAAAAAAGTCGAGGTTATTCTCTGTACAAAATCTCGGAAAAAACAAATTTGTCTCCTAGTTTTATACACCGAATAATTAAAGGCTTTCGAGGATGTGAACTTTCTACAAAGTTAAACATTCTTATTAATGGATTTGAAATGGAGAAAGAAGTTGAGGAGTTTCTAAAGAGGGTAGTAGCGAATAAGGAGGCTTTAAAAAAAATTAATGACTGA